Proteins co-encoded in one Ananas comosus cultivar F153 linkage group 15, ASM154086v1, whole genome shotgun sequence genomic window:
- the LOC109720984 gene encoding pentatricopeptide repeat-containing protein At4g39530-like yields the protein MKFKPPLQTLYSKPRTLAHLLQTCISNQTHHLHLHPIHAQSIVSGLRADLFLNNLLLNGYSKSGGIRSARQVFDRMPHRNLISWSSMISMYAQQGREEEAFLLFSRFRSSTSESPNEFVLASVIRACVQSKVANFASQVQDLVIKLGFDIDVYVGTALINFYSKFGCMDEAMLIFGELPVRNSVTWTAVITGYSQIGESDVSLKLFNLMKDEGVRPDRFVLSSAISACSALGFLEGGRQIHGFAYRVATEMDVSVNNVLIDLYSKCSKLTIARKLFDSIVVRNLVSWTTMIAGYMQNSCDNEAMALFLEMSRLGWRPDGFACTSVLSSCGSLMALQQGRQIHGYAIKANLEFDEYVKNGLIDMYAKCSSLTEARVLFDVLAEDNVISYNAMIEGYASHEELVEAFVLFNIMRCRSLPPTLLTFVSLLGVSASASAVDLSKQIHGLIIKEGISLDLYAGSALVDVYSKCSCVEDARAVFDEMSERDIVVWNAMIFGYTQNEQGEQALRLFHQLQISGMMSNEFTFVALITVASNLASMFHGLQFHGQIIKVGVDSDPHVSNALVDMYAKCGCIKEAWLLFESTCGKDVVCWNSMISRCAQHGLAEEALKVFQIMRQEQVEPNYVTFVGLLSACAHAGLIEEGLYHFNSMKEKYGIEPGMEHYASVVSLFGRSGKLRVAKEFIEQMPIEPAAVVWRSLLSACRVFGNIEIGKYAAEMALAADPTDSGPYVLLSNIFASEGMWVDVEKVRKGMDHIGAVKEPGYSWIEVMKEVHVFIARGREHPQAELIYSVLDGLTKLLKGVGSVPDISELQLFDEDDGLR from the coding sequence ATGAAATTTAAACCCCCACTTCAAACCCTGTACTCGAAACCCCGGACCCTCGCCCATCTCCTACAAACATGCATCTCCAATCAAAcccaccacctccacctccaccccATCCACGCCCAATCCATCGTCTCCGGCCTCCGTGCCGATCTCTTCCTAAACAACCTCCTCCTGAACGGGTACTCCAAATCCGGCGGTATCCGATCGGCACGCCAAGTGTTCGATCGAATGCCTCACAGAAACTTGATCTCTTGGTCATCCATGATCTCCATGTACGCGCAGCAGGGTCGCGAGGAAGAGGCCTTTTTGCTCTTTTCCCGCTTCCGGAGTTCCACTTCGGAGAGCCCGAATGAGTTCGTTCTCGCTAGTGTGATCCGCGCCTGTGTTCAATCAAAGGTCGCTAATTTTGCTAGCCAAGTCCAGGATCTTGTGATAAAATTGGGGTTTGATATCGATGTCTATGTTGGTACAGCGTTGATCAACTTCTACTCTAAGTTTGGATGTATGGATGAGGCTATGTTGATATTTGGTGAGCTCCCGGTTAGGAATTCGGTGACTTGGACGGCGGTAATCACAGGTTATTCACAAATCGGGGAGAGCGATGTGTCCTTGAAACTATTTAATTTGATGAAGGACGAAGGAGTTCGGCCCGATAGATTTGTCCTTTCAAGCGCCATTAGCGCTTGCTCTGCATTAGGTTTTCTCGAGGGCGGGCGGCAAATCCATGGTTTTGCGTATAGAGTTGCTACTGAAATGGATGTTTCCGTGAACAACGTGCTAATAGATTTATATTCCAAGTGCTCAAAATTAACGATTGCACGCAAGTTATTTGATTCAATTGTTGTTAGGAACCTTGTCTCATGGACTACGATGATCGCGGGGTACATGCAAAATTCTTGTGATAATGAAGCGATGGCCTTGTTCCTCGAAATGAGTCGGTTGGGGTGGCGGCCCGATGGTTTTGCTTGTACAAGCGTATTAAGCTCGTGTGGCTCTCTGATGGCTTTACAACAAGGGAGACAAATACATGGTTATGCAATTAAAGCTAACTTGGAGTTCGACGAGTATGTGAAGAATGGCCTTATCGATATGTACGCCAAATGTAGCTCTTTAACTGAGGCGAGGGTTCTATTTGATGTCCTTGCAGAAGATAATGTGATTTCTTACAATGCTATGATTGAAGGATATGCTAGTCATGAGGAGCTTGTAGAAGCATTTGTTCTATTCAATATCATGCGATGTCGCTCGTTGCCCCCAACCCTGTTGACTTTTGTTAGCCTTCTCGGTGTGTCGGCATCAGCATCAGCTGTGGACTTAAGCAAGCAGATTCACGGCCTTATTATTAAAGAAGGAATATCACTGGACCTTTATGCCGGTAGTGCGTTAGTTGATGTTTACTCAAAGTGTTCATGTGTTGAGGATGCAAGAGCTGTGTTTGATGAAATGAGTGAGAGAGATATTGTTGTATGGAATGCGATGATTTTTGGGTACACCCAAAATGAGCAAGGTGAACAGGCCCTTAGACTCTTCCACCAGCTACAAATTTCTGGAATGATGTCTAATGAGTTCACTTTCGTTGCCCTGATAACTGTTGCGAGTAACCTGGCAAGCATGTTCCATGGCTTACAGTTTCATGGCCAGATCATAAAAGTAGGCGTAGATTCCGACCCtcatgtttcaaatgctctcgTAGACATGTATGCAAAGTGTGGTTGCATCAAAGAAGCTTGGCTTTTGTTTGAGTCAACTTGTGGGAAAGATGTCGTGTGTTGGAACTCCATGATTTCAAGATGTGCACAACATGGGCTTGCCGAAGAAGCTCTTAAAGTTTTCCAGATCATGAGACAGGAGCAAGTAGAACCAAACTATGTGACGTTTGTTGGTCTTTTATCAGCGTGTGCCCATGCCGGGCTCATCGAGGAAGGACTTTACCATTTCAATTCTATGAAAGAAAAATACGGAATTGAACCAGGAATGGAACATTATGCTTCTGTAGTTAGCCTTTTTGGTCGTTCAGGTAAGTTGAGGGTGGCGAAGGAGTTCATAGAACAGATGCCGATTGAACCAGCTGCAGTGGTATGGAGGAGCTTGCTTAGTGCATGCCGAGTGTTTGGTAACATTGAAATAGGAAAATATGCCGCTGAAATGGCTTTGGCAGCAGACCCCACAGATAGCGGGCCTTACGTTTTGTTATCGAACATATTTGCTTCCGAGGGTATGTGGGTTGATGTCGAGAAGGTGAGAAAGGGAATGGATCATATTGGAGCAGTGAAAGAGCCTGGGTACAGTTGGATTGAAGTGATGAAGGAGGTGCATGTATTCATTGCAAGAGGGAGAGAGCATCCGCAGGCCGAGTTGATCTATTCAGTTTTGGATGGGCTGACAAAATTATTGAAAGGCGTTGGTTCTGTCCCTGATATCTCTGAACTTCAGTTGTTTGACGAGGATGATGGACTTCGCTAG
- the LOC109721446 gene encoding F-box/kelch-repeat protein SKIP6-like (The sequence of the model RefSeq protein was modified relative to this genomic sequence to represent the inferred CDS: added 60 bases not found in genome assembly), translating into MGDAALIPGLPDDVAVRCIARAPRSSHPELCRVSRSWRSLLRSPLLFSVRSALGAAEPVLCLNLRSPTDQSRWLLLHRGRRNPSPLPAPPLPSLGSAAAALGPFLFVLGGSLGGVPSAAVQVLDARLPRWSLGPRMSAPREFAAAAALGGRIYAVGGCVPISEAWAESLDPSASSAAAAWVVVPSPAHVREKWMHGSAVLAGRLLAVADRGGVVYDPAAEPPWAAVAPGLDQGWRGRAAAVGGILYSYDFLGHIKGYDPELDEWKRVEGVERELPKFLCGATLSNLGGMLCVVWEGKEKGDRRKKEMVIDWAGIEVSRTSDGGLKGRVLWVESIELAVPRGSFIAHCLALEL; encoded by the exons CGCGCGCCTCGATCCTCGCACCCGGAGCTCTGCCGCGTGTCCCGATCCTGGCGCTCCCTCCTCCGCTCCCCGCTCCTCTTCTCCGTCCGATCCGCCCTGGGCGCCGCAGAGCCCGTGCTCTGCCTCAACCTCCGCTCCCCCACCGACCAGTCGCGGTGGCTCCTCCTCCACCGGGGTCGCCGGAACCCTAGCCCCCTCCCCGCGCCGCC GCTCCCCTCCCtcggctccgccgccgccgcgctcggcCCCTTCCTCTTCGTCCTCGGCGGCTCCCTCGGCGGCgtcccctccgccgccgtccaGGTGCTCGACGCGCGCCTCCCCCGCTGGTCCCTCGGCCCCCGCATGTCCGCGCCCCGCgagttcgccgccgccgccgccctcggcgGCCGCATCTACGCCGTCGGCGGCTGCGTCCCTATATCCGAGGCCTGGGCCGAGTCCCTCGACCCctcggcctcctccgccgccgccgcgtgggTTGTCGTGCCGAGTCCGGCGCACGTCCGGGAGAAGTGGATGCACGGGAGCGCCGTGCTCGCGGGGCGGCTCCTCGCGGTGGCGGATCGCGGCGGGGTGGTGTACGACCCGGCGGCGGAGCCGCCGtgggcggcggtggcgccggGGCTCGATCAGGGGTGGAGGgggagggcggcggcggtggggggGATCCTATACTCGTACGATTTCCTAGGGCACATCAAAGGGTACGATCCGGAACTGGATGAGTGGAAGCGGGTGGAGGGGGTGGAGCGGGAGCTCCCAAAATTCTTGTGCGGGGCAACACTTTCGAACCTGGGAGGAATGCTGTGTGTGGTGTGGGAAGGGAAGGAGAAGGGAGATCGCAGGAAGAAGGAGATGGTGATCGATTGGGCCGGGATTGAGGTCTCGAGAACGAGCGACGGGGGACTGAAAGGGAGGGTTTTGTGGGTGGAGTCTATCGAGTTGGCGGTGCCAAGAGGGTCTTTCATAGCTCATTGCTTGGCTTTGGAGCTCTGA
- the LOC109721735 gene encoding aldose 1-epimerase-like → MARNNNNSLLFISLSLLVLGLLSGLCCGENKRVVGIYELRRGEFSVKVSSWGATILSVILPDNKGKLDDVVLGYDRIGSYVNETTYFGALVGRVANRIGGARFTLGGKTYHLYPNDGKNSLHGGHRGFNQVIWDVRERVEGEFPYITFHYHSFDGEQGFPGDLDVFVTYKIDEDYTFSVMMRAEPRNKPTPINLAQHSYWNLGGHASGTILKNLVQIFGSHITPVDRNLIPTGEIAPVEGTPYDFREPRTVGSGIDNVPGGYDINYVLDGPADGQGVKKVAVVEEPRSGRVLELWSNQPGVQFYTANFIHHVLGKEGHYYEQHSALCLETQDFPDAIHHPNFPNEVYGPNDVYKHYMLYKFSIKK, encoded by the exons ATGGcgaggaataataataattcactaCTAtttatctccctctctcttttggttttgggtttattATCCGGGTTATGCTGTGGAGAGAATAAGAGGGTGGTGGGGATATACGAGTTGAGGAGGGGGGAGTTCTCTGTGAAAGTTAGTAGCTGGGGTGCAACTATTCTCTCCGTTATTCTCCCTGATAATAAAG ggaAATTGGATGATGTGGTTCTCGGGTACGATAGGATCGGCTCCTATGTT aatgAGACAACTTATTTTGGAGCATTGGTTGGTCGCGTCGCGAATCGGATCGGCGGAGCGCGTTTCACTCTAGGTGGAAAAACATATCATTTGTACCCAAATGATGGGAAAAATTCACTTCATG gTGGTCACAGAGGATTCAACCAAGTCATTTGGGAtgttagagagagagtggagggtGAATTCCCCTACATCACATTTCACTACCATAGCTTTGATGGTGAACAAG GATTTCCGGGCGATCTCGACGTGTTTGTGACATACAAGATCGATGAGGACTATACGTTCAGCGTGATGATGCGAGCCGAGCCCCGAAACAAACCGACCCCGATCAATTTGGCCCAGCACAGCTACTGGAACCTCGGGGGGCACGCGAGTGGCACGATTCTCAAAAACCTGGTCCAAATCTTTGGTTCACACATAACTCCAGTCGACAGAAACCTAATCCCGACCGGAGAAATCGCCCCAGTTGAGGGCACCCCATACGACTTCCGCGAACCAAGGACGGTCGGTAGTGGGATCGATAACGTGCCGGGCGGGTACGACATCAACTACGTACTCGATGGGCCCGCGGACGGGCAGGGGGTGAAGAAGGTGGCGGTCGTGGAGGAGCCCCGGTCGGGCCGTGTTCTCGAATTGTGGTCGAACCAACCTGGGGTGCAGTTCTATACCGCGAATTTTATACATCATGTGCTAGGAAAAGAAGGGCACTATTACGAGCAACATTCCGCTTTATGCCTCGAGACGCAGGATTTTCCTGATGCAATTCACCACCCGAACTTTCCGAATGAAGTTTATGGGCCTAATGATGTTTATAAGCATTATATGCTCTATAAGTTTTCCATTAAGAAGTGA
- the LOC109720962 gene encoding probable F-actin-capping protein subunit beta isoform X2 produces the protein MDAAMDLMRRISPKQSETALSALLSLLPHHSADLLSQVDQPLQVCMDEESMKEFILCEYNRDADSYRSPWTNKYYPPLEDGPLPSIELRKLEVEANEVFAVYLDQYYEGGVSSVYLWEDDNQGFVACFLIKKDGSKTGHGRRGYLQEGSWDAIHVIEVGPEEEGTARYCLTSTIMLSLTTENKPSGTFNLSGSIRRQWQRVICVTWGE, from the exons atgGATGCGGCGATGGATCTGATGCGGCGAATCTCGCCGAAGCAGAGCGAGACGGCGTTGTCGGCGCTGTTGTCGCTATTGCCCCACCATTCCGCCGATCTCCTCTCCCAAGTCGACCAACCCCTCCAG GTTTGTATGGATGAGGAGTCGATGAAGGAGTTCATACTTTGTGAATACAATAGGGATGCTGATTCCTATAG ATCGCCATGGACGAACAAATATTACCCGCCTTTAGAGGATGGGCCACTCCCTTCTATTGAGTTGAGGAAACTCGAAGTTGAAGCAAATGAAGTTTTTGCTGTTTATCTTGACCA GTATTATGAAGGAGGTGTCTCGTCGGTGTACTTGTGGGAAGATGATAACCAGGGCTTTGTGGCATGCTTCTTAATAAAGAAAG ATGGGTCGAAGACGGGGCATGGCAGAAGAGGATACTTGCAAGAGGGTTCGTGGGATGCTATTCATGTAATTGAG GTTGGACCAGAGGAAGAAGGAACAGCTCGTTACTGCTTAACCAGTACCATCATGCTATCATTGACAACGGAAAACAAGCCATCAGGAACTTTTAATCTCTCGGGATCGATCAGGAGACAG TGGCAGAGGGTCATCTGTGTAACATGGGGAGAATGA
- the LOC109720967 gene encoding uncharacterized protein LOC109720967, protein MMENSKEENGAWMSVPAFGEWDMKNGPPDYSMDFSKIREMRKQNKKELSRSSIGNDDDLLSRQNQPHPPPPLQPTHARHVDAAAHDHDHDHSPTGRKKFMSYFQCCIRA, encoded by the exons ATGATGGAGAACAGCAAAGAG GAGAATGGGGCGTGGATGTCGGTGCCGGCGTTCGGGGAGTGGGACATGAAGAACGGGCCGCCGGACTACTCGATGGACTTCTCGAAGATTCGGGAGATGCGGAAGCAGAACAAGAAGGAGCTCTCCCGCTCCAGCATCGGCAACGACGACGACCTCCTCTCCCGCCAAAACCAGCCCCACCCGCCTCCGCCCCTCCAGCCAACCCACGCCCGCCACGTCGACGCCGCCGCCCACGACCACGACCACGACCACTCCCCCACG GGGAGAAAGAAGTTTATGAGTTACTTCCAATGTTGTATAAGAGCTTGA
- the LOC109720962 gene encoding probable F-actin-capping protein subunit beta isoform X1 has translation MDAAMDLMRRISPKQSETALSALLSLLPHHSADLLSQVDQPLQVCMDEESMKEFILCEYNRDADSYRSPWTNKYYPPLEDGPLPSIELRKLEVEANEVFAVYLDQYYEGGVSSVYLWEDDNQGFVACFLIKKDGSKTGHGRRGYLQEGSWDAIHVIEVGPEEEGTARYCLTSTIMLSLTTENKPSGTFNLSGSIRRQMNLNLSVAEGHLCNMGRMIEEMEGKLRNSLDQVYFGKTREMVCTLRPPPEGVQMRLPESRSI, from the exons atgGATGCGGCGATGGATCTGATGCGGCGAATCTCGCCGAAGCAGAGCGAGACGGCGTTGTCGGCGCTGTTGTCGCTATTGCCCCACCATTCCGCCGATCTCCTCTCCCAAGTCGACCAACCCCTCCAG GTTTGTATGGATGAGGAGTCGATGAAGGAGTTCATACTTTGTGAATACAATAGGGATGCTGATTCCTATAG ATCGCCATGGACGAACAAATATTACCCGCCTTTAGAGGATGGGCCACTCCCTTCTATTGAGTTGAGGAAACTCGAAGTTGAAGCAAATGAAGTTTTTGCTGTTTATCTTGACCA GTATTATGAAGGAGGTGTCTCGTCGGTGTACTTGTGGGAAGATGATAACCAGGGCTTTGTGGCATGCTTCTTAATAAAGAAAG ATGGGTCGAAGACGGGGCATGGCAGAAGAGGATACTTGCAAGAGGGTTCGTGGGATGCTATTCATGTAATTGAG GTTGGACCAGAGGAAGAAGGAACAGCTCGTTACTGCTTAACCAGTACCATCATGCTATCATTGACAACGGAAAACAAGCCATCAGGAACTTTTAATCTCTCGGGATCGATCAGGAGACAG ATGAATCTTAATCTTTCAGTGGCAGAGGGTCATCTGTGTAACATGGGGAGAATGATAGAAGAAATGGAGGGTAAGCTGAGGAACTCACTTGACCAG GTATATTTTGGGAAGACAAGAGAGATGGTGTGCACTCTCCGGCCGCCACCCGAGGGAGTTCAGATGAGGCTGCCCGAAAGCCGGTCAATATAA
- the LOC109721669 gene encoding uncharacterized oxidoreductase At4g09670-like encodes MAEEKATTTTTSPIRFGIVGCAEIARKVSRAIALAPNATLVAVGSRSLDKARRFIAENALSSSVRAVGSYEELLDDPAVDAVYMPLPTSLHARWAVAAAERGKHLLLEKPAALSAAELDPILAACAAHGVQFMDSTMWIHNPRTAHMRGLLSDPSRFGDLKMVYLFSYIYFSLVPKELLL; translated from the coding sequence ATGGCGGAGGAgaaggcgacgacgacgacgacgagccCCATTCGCTTCGGCATCGTGGGGTGCGCGGAGATCGCGCGCAAGGTGTCCCGCGCCATCGCCCTCGCCCCCAACGCCACCCTCGTCGCCGTGGGGAGCCGCTCCCTCGACAAGGCGCGCCGCTTCATCGCCGAGAACGCCCTCTCCTCGTCGGTGCGCGCCGTGGGGTCCTACGAGGAGCTCCTCGACGACCCCGCCGTGGACGCGGTGTACATGCCGCTCCCCACGAGCCTCCACGCGCGCTGGGCCGtcgcggcggcggagcgcggGAAGCACCTGCTCCTCGAGAAGCCCGCCGCGCTCTCCGCCGCCGAGCTTGACCCCATCCTCGCCGCGTGCGCCGCCCATGGCGTCCAGTTCATGGACTCCACCATGTGGATCCACAACCCCCGCACCGCCCACATGCGCGGCCTCCTCTCCGATCCCTCCCGCTTTGGGGACCTTAAGATGGTAtatcttttttcttatatatactTTTCTCTTGTTCctaaagaattattattatga
- the LOC109721668 gene encoding shikimate kinase 3, chloroplastic-like, producing the protein MESGTALRLQSSPWIGCENPRRNPLGFLVLPRGCGGDRLNTLNSSRDSRLGKGLDRNRNRHWHVELKISCCSTKSGTSAKVSEKFHAAVDEALILKRKSEDVASHLNSRCIYLVGMMGSGKTTVGKILSEVLGYSFFDSDKLVEQAVGVSSVAQIFKDYSEAFFRDNESNVLKDLSSMRRLVVATGGGAVIRPINWKYMRQGVTVWLDVPLEALARRIAAVGTASRPLLHQEPGDPYTKALIRLSTLSEERKDAYANAHVRICLRNIAAKKSHGDVSLLTPTDIAIEVLSKIQTLLLEEVSTEKFFVPSDLNHGDNLEEMYCL; encoded by the exons ATGGAGTCGGGGACCGCTTTGAGGTTGCAATCGAGTCCATGGATTGGGTGCGAGAACCCGCGGAGGAATCCGCTAGGGTTCTTAGTTTTGCCGCGGGGATGTGGCGGGGATAGGTTAAACACTCTTAATAGTAGTAGAGATTCGAGGTTGGGGAAGGGTTTggatcggaatcggaatcggcaTTGGCATGTTGAGTTGAAGATTTCTTGCTGTTCTACAAAATCCGGAA CATCAGCCAAAGTGTCAGAGAAGTTTCATGCAGCTGTTGACGAGGCTCTTATCTTAAAG AGGAAGTCGGAAGACGTTGCCTCACATTTGAACAGTCGCTGTATATATCTAGTTG GTATGATGGGGTCTGGTAAGACTACAGTGGGGAAGATCCTCTCAGAAGTTTTAGGATACTCCTTTTTTGACAG TGACAAGCTGGTAGAGCAAGCTGTGGGTGTTTCTTCTGTTGCCCAAATATTCAAGGATTATAGTGAGGCTTTCTTTAGAGACAACGAG AGTAATGTACTTAAGGACTTGTCATCAATGCGTCGCTTGGTTGTTGCAACCGGAGGTGGTGCTGTCATTCGACCTATCAATTG GAAATATATGAGACAGGGAGTAACTGTCTGGCTAGATGTTCCTTTAGAAGCTCTAGCGAGGCGGATTGCTGCAGTTGGGACTGCTTCTCGGCCTCTTCTGCATCAGGAACCTGGTGATCCATACACAAAG GCTTTGATAAGGCTCAGCACTCTGTCTGAAGAGAGGAAAGATGCCTATGCTAACGCACATGTCAGAATTTGCCTCCGAA ATATCGCCGCAAAAAAAAGCCATGGTGATGTATCTTTGCTCACACCAACAGATATTGCAATTGAG GTTCTTTCGAAGATCCAGACACTTCTACTTGAGGAGGTGTCAACTGAAAAATTTTTCGTGCCTTCCGATTTGAACCACGGAGACAACCTTGAAGAAATGTATTGTTTGTAA
- the LOC109721445 gene encoding uncharacterized oxidoreductase At4g09670: MAEEKAKATTTTTTSPIRFGIVGCAEIARKVSRAIALAPNATLVAVGSRSPDKARRFIAENALSSSVRAVGSYEELLDDPAVDAVYMPLPTSLHARWAVAAAERGKHLLLEKPAALSAAELDPILAACAAHGVQFMDSTMWIHNPRTAHMRGLLSDPSRFGDLKMINSIFSFYADEDFLKNDIRVKPDLDALGALGDAGWYCIRSSLWAADYQLPKTATAFRNPVLNDAGVILSCGATLLWEDGKIAIFHCSFLSHLTMDLTVIGTRGSLHVNDFIIPYEEKSAEFSFASDSGFTELVTGWQPLPSKHVVTTELPQEALMVQEFSRLVAGIRDSGNKPEEKWPTITRKTQLVIDAVKASIDKGFEPVEIVG; encoded by the exons ATGGCGGaggagaaggcgaaggcgacgacgacgacgacgacgagccCCATTCGCTTCGGCATCGTGGGGTGCGCGGAGATCGCGCGCAAGGTGTCCCGCGCCATCGCCCTCGCCCCCAACGCCACCCTCGTCGCCGTGGGGAGCCGCTCCCCCGACAAGGCGCGCCGCTTCATCGCCGAGAACGCCCTCTCCTCGTCGGTGCGCGCCGTGGGGTCCTACGAGGAGCTCCTTGACGACCCCGCCGTGGACGCGGTGTACATGCCGCTCCCCACGAGCCTCCACGCGCGCTGGGCCGtcgcggcggcggagcgcggGAAGCACCTGCTCCTCGAGAAGCCCGCCGCGCTCTCCGCCGCCGAGCTCGACCCCATCCTCGCCGCGTGCGCCGCCCATGGCGTCCAGTTCATGGACTCCACCATGTGGATCCACAACCCCCGCACCGCCCACATGCGCGGCCTCCTCTCCGATCCCTCCCGCTTTGGGGACCTTAAGATG ATAAACAGCATTTTCTCCTTCTATGCGGACGAGGACTTCCTTAAGAACGACATCCGTGTGAAGCCCGACCTCGACGCCCTCGGAGCCCTCGGCGATGCGGGTTGGTACTGCATCCGCTCCTCCCTCTGGGCTGCCGACTACCAGCTACCCAAAACTGCCACCGCATTTCGCAACCCTGTTTTAAACGATGCAGGCGTAATCTTATCGTGCGGAGCCACTCTTCTTTGGGAGGACGGAAAAATCGCGATATTCCACTGCTCTTTCCTCTCTCACCTCACTATGGACCTAACGGTTATCGGAACGAGAGGTTCGCTTCATGTCAATGACTTTATCATTCCTTATGAGGAAAAATCCGCGGAGTTTTCCTTTGCGTCTGATTCGGGTTTCACCGAGCTTGTGACCGGATGGCAGCCGCTGCCGAGCAAGCATGTTGTCACAACCGAGCTTCCCCAGGAAGCGCTTATGGTGCAGGAGTTCTCGAGGTTGGTGGCAGGGATCAGGGATTCTGGAAATAAGCCAGAGGAGAAGTGGCCGACTATTACTAGAAAGACGCAGCTTGTGATCGATGCAGTGAAGGCGTCGATCGATAAGGGATTTGAGCCTGTTGAGATTGTTGGTTga